The following are from one region of the Nerophis ophidion isolate RoL-2023_Sa linkage group LG20, RoL_Noph_v1.0, whole genome shotgun sequence genome:
- the LOC133538997 gene encoding LOW QUALITY PROTEIN: coiled-coil domain-containing protein 85A-like (The sequence of the model RefSeq protein was modified relative to this genomic sequence to represent the inferred CDS: deleted 1 base in 1 codon) — MEKATPPPSQPQVQLSIAKTDSPADDVTGLSDEDLLKWTKEDLVRRLRRSEADKMSVILDHGNLIREVNRSLQLHLNEIRGLKDINQKLQEDNRELRDLCCFLDDDRQKGKRVSREWQRLGRYSSSIMRKEVTLYLQKLKELELRQEEVMRENLELKELCLLLDEEKGIVSGSGGSGGNAGIGVGSRNSIDSQNSLLLVPGQGLLMRDVGDGSSTSSAGSVDSSDHHQHKHLAVGGSSLGSAGEKGSPELVHKPRCSSISAIGGMVDREASSPEHPAGRHRSTSLEYPYTLPQLCRPRCGSISVPDHSRVMRGLSPEKYGRNVVRSSPDQHPKHYSSDLHLGQRQHYLGQGGSGDIYQRHHRGSISSPAPRHAHLGNSEHTEKSCKAQGGSPETHRHQYSMSPEKVKYSSPVRDAQRRSAGDELSPHHRSIYNGMNALISAGCCSNNCRNVKLWDSFDASS, encoded by the exons ATGGAGAAAGCCACTCCGCCTCCGTCCCAGCCGCAGGTGCAGCTGTCCATTGCCAAAACCGACAGTCCGGCGGATGACGTCACCGGCTTGTCCGACGAGGACCTGCTGAAGTGGACCAAGGAGGACCTGGTGCGGCGGCTGAGGCGCTCCGAGGCGGACAAGATGAGCGTTATCCTGGACCACGGGAATCTCATCCGGGAGGTCAATCGCAGTCTGCAGTTGCACTTGAACGAGATCCGGGGCTTGAAG GACATCAATCAGAAGCTGCAGGAAGACAACCGTGAACTGCGGGACTTATGCTGCTTCCTCGATGACGACCGCCAGAAAGGAAAGCGTGTGTCCAGGGAGTGGCAGCGTCTCGGTCGTTACAGCTCGAGCATTATGCGCAAAGAGGTGACCCTTTATCTCCAAAAACTCAAGGAACTGGAGCTGCGGCAGGAAGAGGTTATGCGTGAGAACCTGGAGCTGAAGGAACTCTGTCTCCTCCTGGATGAGGAAAAAGGAATAGTAAGTGGAAGTGGAGGAAGTGGCGGAAACGCCGGGATAGGCGTGGGGTCGCGAAACTCCATTGACAGCCAAAATAGTTTACTGCTGGTGCCTGGGCAAGGCCTCCTTATGAGGGATGTTGGCGATGGCAGCAGTACCTCAAGTGCAGGGAGTGTCGACAGCTCAGATCACCATCAGCATAAGCATCTGGCTGTTGGAGGGAGCAGTCTTGGCAGTGCAGGGGAAAAAGGGAGTCCTGAGCTGGTGCATAAACCGAGGTGTAGCAGCATTAGTGCCATAGGAGGAATGGTGGACAGGGAGGCGTCCAGCCCTGAGCACCCTGCTGGGCGCCACCGGAGTACAAGCCTGGAGTACCCATACACTTTACCCCAACTCTGTCGACCCCGCTGTGGCTCCATATCAGTGCCTGATCACAGTCGAGTCATGCGGGGTCTGAGCCCGGAGAAATACGGGAGGAACGTGGTACGAAGCAGTCCGGACCAGCACCCCAAACACTATAGTTCTGACCTTCACTTAGGCCAGAGGCAACACTACCTGGGTCAGGGGGGCAGCGGGGACATCTACCAGAGGCACCACAGGGGCAGCATAAGCAGCCCA GCACCACGCCATGCACATTTAGGGAACAGTGAACACACCGAAAAGAGCTGCAAGGCCCAAGGAGGAAGTCCTGAAACTCATAGGCACCAATACAGTATGAGCCCCGAAAAGGTGAAGTATAGCAGCCCAGTGAGAGACGCACAGAGGAGGTCAGCTGGGGACGAGCTGTCACCACATCATCGGAGCATCTATAACGGCATGAATG